One window of the Streptomyces sp. TS71-3 genome contains the following:
- the ccsB gene encoding c-type cytochrome biogenesis protein CcsB, producing the protein MNQLAATTNENLAHISNVLIYSAIAVYLLAFFAHTGEWLLGSRSKVGRTAAALTASSASSAANGAAATAGPGVQVRQQSGGTAVLERPEVVTRTAAGRRNVPDGPGAHGGDAQGDMYGRMAISFTVLAFLVEAGGVLTRALSVQRAPWGNMYEFNITFSTVAVAVYLALLALKKNVRWIGLPLVLTVLLDLGLAVTVLYTASDQLVPALHSYWLWIHVSTAIFCGACFYVGAVATLLYLFRDSYEAKLAAGGQPGAFATSVLERLPAASSLDKLSYRVNAAVFPLWTFTIIAGAIWAGDAWGHYWEWDPKETWSFITWVAYAGYLHARATAGWKGRKAAILALVAFGCWLFNYYGVNIFVSGKHSYAGV; encoded by the coding sequence GTGAACCAGCTCGCCGCCACCACCAACGAGAACCTGGCGCACATCAGCAATGTGCTGATCTACTCCGCCATCGCCGTCTACCTGCTGGCCTTCTTCGCCCACACGGGCGAGTGGCTGCTCGGCAGCCGCAGCAAGGTGGGCCGCACGGCCGCCGCGCTCACCGCGTCCTCCGCCTCCTCCGCGGCGAACGGTGCCGCGGCCACCGCGGGCCCGGGGGTGCAGGTCAGGCAGCAGAGCGGCGGAACCGCCGTGCTGGAGCGCCCCGAGGTGGTGACCCGCACCGCGGCCGGCCGCCGCAACGTTCCCGACGGCCCCGGCGCCCACGGCGGCGACGCCCAGGGCGACATGTACGGCCGGATGGCCATCTCCTTCACGGTGCTCGCCTTCCTGGTGGAGGCGGGCGGCGTCCTCACGCGCGCGCTGTCCGTGCAGCGGGCGCCGTGGGGCAACATGTACGAGTTCAACATCACGTTCTCCACGGTGGCCGTCGCCGTCTACCTCGCTCTGCTGGCGCTGAAGAAGAACGTCCGCTGGATCGGCCTGCCGCTGGTCCTCACGGTCCTGCTCGACCTCGGCCTCGCCGTCACCGTCCTCTACACGGCCAGCGACCAGCTCGTGCCGGCCCTGCACTCGTACTGGCTGTGGATCCACGTCTCCACCGCCATCTTCTGCGGCGCCTGCTTCTACGTGGGCGCGGTCGCCACGCTGCTGTACCTCTTCCGGGACAGCTACGAGGCGAAGCTCGCGGCGGGCGGGCAGCCCGGCGCGTTCGCCACGTCCGTGCTGGAGCGGCTGCCCGCGGCGTCCTCGCTCGACAAGCTCTCCTACCGGGTGAACGCGGCGGTCTTCCCGCTGTGGACGTTCACGATCATCGCGGGCGCCATCTGGGCCGGCGACGCGTGGGGCCACTACTGGGAGTGGGACCCGAAGGAGACCTGGTCGTTCATCACCTGGGTCGCCTACGCCGGCTACCTGCACGCCCGCGCCACGGCCGGCTGGAAGGGCCGCAAGGCCGCCATCCTGGCCCTGGTCGCCTTCGGCTGCTGGCTCTTCAACTACTACGGCGTCAACATCTTCGTCTCCGGCAAGCACTCGTACGCGGGGGTCTGA
- a CDS encoding PLD nuclease N-terminal domain-containing protein: MLRYVPYLLVLALWIYAFIDCLTTPEEEVRYLPKVAWVLIVLLFGEVLVGPIAWLIAGKQRGPLRAAGATPSEWHRNHRTQWQAPDDDPEFLASLRNDNKKDEALLKDWEADLRRREEDLRRRAGEAGGTPDTEQP, encoded by the coding sequence ATGCTCAGGTATGTGCCCTATCTGCTGGTGCTCGCACTGTGGATCTACGCCTTCATCGACTGCCTGACCACTCCCGAGGAAGAGGTCAGGTACCTCCCGAAGGTGGCGTGGGTCCTCATCGTGCTGCTCTTCGGCGAGGTGCTGGTGGGCCCGATCGCTTGGCTGATCGCGGGCAAGCAGCGCGGGCCCCTGCGGGCGGCCGGCGCCACACCGTCCGAGTGGCACAGGAACCACCGCACGCAGTGGCAGGCCCCTGACGACGACCCCGAGTTCCTCGCATCCCTCCGCAACGACAACAAGAAGGACGAGGCGCTCCTCAAGGACTGGGAGGCGGATCTCCGGCGCCGCGAGGAGGACCTGCGCCGCAGGGCCGGCGAGGCCGGCGGCACCCCGGACACCGAGCAGCCCTGA
- a CDS encoding menaquinone biosynthesis decarboxylase: protein MAYDDLRSLLRALEREGDLKRIKAEVDPHLEVGEIVDRVQKAKGPALLFENVKGSDMPLAMNVYGTDRRLLKALGLKSYADISDRIGGLLKPELPQGFTGVREAFGKLGAMAHVPPKKVKQGSAPVQEVELHGDGVDLNRLPALFTWPKDGGSFFNLGLTHTKDPQTGVRNLGLYRLQRHDRRTIGMHWQIHKDSRNHYQVAARRGERLPVAIAFGCPPAVTYAATAPLPGDIDEYLFAGFVQGRRIEMVDCRTVPLQVPAQAEVVLEGWLEPGTMLPEGPFGDHTGFYTPKEPFPALTIDCVTMRKRPLLQSIVVGRPPTEDGPLGRATERFFLPLLKIIVPDIVDYHLPEAGGFHNCAIVSIDKKYPKHAQKVMHAVWGAHMMSLTKLIVVVDADCDVHDLHEVAWRALGNTDYGRDLSIVEGPVDHLDHASYQQFWGGKAGIDATRKLPEEGYTRDGGWPDMILSDPDTAATVDRRWREYGF, encoded by the coding sequence ATGGCATACGACGATCTTCGCTCGCTGCTGAGGGCCCTGGAGCGCGAGGGCGACCTCAAGCGCATCAAGGCCGAGGTCGACCCCCACCTCGAAGTCGGGGAGATCGTCGACCGCGTGCAGAAGGCCAAGGGCCCGGCCCTCCTCTTCGAGAACGTCAAGGGCTCCGACATGCCCCTGGCGATGAACGTCTACGGCACGGACCGCCGCCTGCTGAAGGCACTCGGCCTGAAGTCCTACGCCGACATCAGCGACCGCATCGGCGGGCTCCTGAAGCCCGAACTGCCGCAGGGATTCACGGGCGTGCGCGAGGCGTTCGGCAAGCTCGGCGCGATGGCGCACGTGCCGCCGAAGAAGGTGAAGCAGGGCTCCGCCCCCGTCCAGGAGGTGGAGCTGCACGGAGACGGCGTCGACCTGAACCGGCTGCCCGCGCTGTTCACCTGGCCGAAGGACGGCGGCTCGTTCTTCAACCTCGGCCTCACGCACACCAAGGACCCTCAGACGGGCGTCCGCAACCTCGGCCTGTACCGGCTCCAGCGGCACGACCGGCGCACCATCGGCATGCACTGGCAGATCCACAAGGACAGCCGCAACCACTACCAGGTCGCCGCCCGGCGCGGCGAGCGGCTGCCCGTGGCGATCGCCTTCGGCTGCCCGCCCGCCGTGACCTACGCGGCGACGGCGCCGCTGCCCGGCGACATCGACGAGTACCTCTTCGCGGGCTTCGTGCAGGGCAGGCGGATCGAGATGGTCGACTGCCGGACGGTGCCGTTGCAGGTGCCCGCGCAGGCCGAGGTGGTCCTGGAGGGCTGGCTGGAGCCCGGCACCATGCTCCCGGAGGGCCCGTTCGGCGACCACACCGGCTTCTACACCCCCAAGGAGCCGTTCCCGGCGCTGACCATCGACTGCGTCACGATGCGCAAGCGGCCGCTGCTCCAGTCCATCGTGGTGGGCCGCCCGCCGACGGAGGACGGCCCGCTCGGCCGCGCCACGGAAAGGTTCTTCCTGCCGCTCCTCAAGATCATCGTGCCGGACATCGTGGACTACCACCTGCCGGAGGCGGGCGGCTTCCACAACTGCGCCATCGTCTCGATCGACAAGAAGTACCCGAAGCACGCGCAGAAGGTCATGCACGCCGTGTGGGGCGCGCACATGATGTCGTTGACGAAGCTGATCGTGGTCGTCGACGCGGACTGCGACGTGCACGACCTGCACGAGGTCGCCTGGCGCGCCCTCGGCAACACCGACTACGGACGCGACCTGAGCATCGTCGAGGGCCCCGTCGACCATCTGGACCACGCCTCGTACCAGCAGTTCTGGGGCGGGAAGGCGGGCATCGACGCCACGCGGAAGCTGCCCGAGGAGGGCTACACGCGCGACGGGGGCTGGCCGGACATGATCCTGTCCGACCCTGATACGGCGGCGACCGTCGACCGCCGGTGGAGGGAGTACGGCTTTTGA
- the mqnP gene encoding menaquinone biosynthesis prenyltransferase MqnP — MSTVEGVIGGPGPAQPHGRVRAFLRLVMIEHSVFALPFAYIASLTAMYGLDRNVHWGRLLLVTVAMVGLRTFAMACNRIIDREIDARNPRTAGRELVTGAVSVRSAWTGALIAVAVFLGAAALLNPLCLALAPIAVVPMVVYPYGKRFTNFPHAILAVAQAMGPIGAWIAVTGEWSWPAVLLGLAVGVWIGGFDLIFGCQDVQADRAHGVMSVPARFGIPAALHGARACHVVVMGLFAWYAVETHAGPFFWFGLLVVAGAFLYEHSIVRPHDLSRLNRAFFTVNGFIGIALFVCALLDLLVRGLTV; from the coding sequence TTGAGTACCGTCGAAGGAGTCATCGGCGGGCCGGGTCCGGCCCAGCCGCACGGCAGGGTCAGGGCGTTCCTCCGCCTGGTGATGATCGAGCACTCGGTCTTCGCGCTGCCGTTCGCGTACATCGCCTCGCTGACGGCGATGTACGGCCTGGACCGGAACGTCCACTGGGGCCGGCTGCTGCTGGTGACCGTCGCCATGGTGGGCCTGCGCACGTTCGCGATGGCCTGCAACCGGATCATCGACCGGGAGATCGACGCCCGCAACCCGCGCACGGCGGGCCGCGAGCTGGTCACCGGCGCGGTGAGCGTGCGGTCCGCGTGGACGGGCGCGCTGATCGCGGTGGCCGTCTTCCTGGGCGCGGCGGCGCTGCTGAACCCGCTCTGCCTGGCGCTCGCGCCGATCGCCGTGGTGCCGATGGTGGTGTACCCGTACGGCAAGCGGTTCACGAACTTCCCGCATGCCATCCTCGCCGTGGCGCAGGCGATGGGCCCGATCGGCGCCTGGATCGCGGTCACCGGCGAGTGGTCCTGGCCGGCGGTGCTGCTGGGCCTCGCGGTCGGGGTGTGGATCGGCGGCTTCGACCTGATCTTCGGCTGCCAGGACGTGCAGGCGGACCGGGCGCACGGCGTGATGTCGGTGCCGGCCCGCTTCGGCATCCCGGCCGCGCTGCACGGCGCCCGAGCCTGCCACGTCGTGGTGATGGGCCTCTTCGCGTGGTACGCGGTCGAGACCCACGCGGGCCCGTTCTTCTGGTTCGGCCTGCTGGTGGTCGCGGGAGCGTTCCTCTACGAGCACTCGATCGTCCGCCCGCACGACCTGTCCCGCCTGAACAGGGCGTTCTTCACCGTCAACGGTTTCATCGGCATCGCCCTCTTCGTGTGCGCGCTGCTGGACCTGCTGGTACGGGGGCTGACCGTCTGA
- a CDS encoding UbiX family flavin prenyltransferase yields MPWIVGVSGASGTPYAAAVLRALLAAGEGVDLIVSRASRLTVLDETGIAFRDAHWQSDLGRWLARGADGTPDAFKDVDTTRVRYWPAGDLAAGPSSGSYRTKGMVIVPASTACVAGVALGLSKDLLQRAASVTLKERRALAVAVRESPLNGQTLRHLVALDDAGASVVPASPAFYAGATHIQDLVDFVAGRVLDAAGVGHTLYRRWEGALGGGAGSG; encoded by the coding sequence GTGCCCTGGATCGTGGGCGTCTCCGGCGCCTCCGGCACGCCGTACGCCGCCGCCGTGCTGCGCGCGCTGCTCGCCGCCGGCGAAGGTGTCGACCTGATCGTCTCCCGGGCGTCCCGGCTGACCGTGCTGGACGAGACCGGGATCGCGTTCCGGGACGCCCACTGGCAGTCCGACCTGGGCCGATGGCTGGCCCGCGGCGCGGACGGAACGCCGGACGCCTTCAAGGACGTGGACACGACACGCGTGCGGTACTGGCCCGCGGGCGACCTCGCGGCGGGCCCGTCCTCCGGCTCGTACCGGACGAAGGGCATGGTGATCGTGCCGGCGTCGACGGCGTGCGTGGCGGGGGTCGCGCTCGGCCTCTCCAAGGACCTGCTGCAACGCGCGGCGAGCGTGACGCTGAAGGAGCGGCGGGCGCTGGCGGTCGCGGTCCGGGAGAGCCCGCTGAACGGGCAGACGCTGCGGCACCTGGTGGCCCTCGACGACGCGGGAGCGAGCGTGGTGCCCGCCTCACCGGCCTTCTATGCGGGCGCCACCCACATCCAGGACCTGGTGGACTTCGTCGCCGGCCGGGTGCTCGACGCGGCGGGGGTCGGACACACGTTGTACCGCCGCTGGGAGGGGGCGCTGGGCGGCGGGGCGGGGAGCGGTTGA
- a CDS encoding Lrp/AsnC family transcriptional regulator — protein MDAVDRQLIQALRENGRASYAELGRLVGLSGPSVTDRINRLEAAGVITGYRATVDSASLGLGVTALIGISLSDATDHEDVAHRLRDLHEVEDCWFIAGDDSYMLKVRANNVDGLEKTIRRLSGTKGVSRTRTTIVLSTKWENRVGDLPEEI, from the coding sequence ATGGACGCCGTGGACAGGCAGCTCATCCAGGCCCTGCGCGAGAACGGCAGGGCCTCCTACGCCGAACTCGGCCGTCTCGTCGGTCTCTCCGGGCCCAGCGTCACGGACCGCATCAACCGCCTGGAGGCGGCCGGCGTCATCACGGGCTACCGCGCCACGGTCGACTCGGCGTCCCTGGGCCTCGGCGTCACCGCCCTCATCGGCATCTCGCTGTCCGACGCCACCGACCACGAGGACGTCGCCCACCGGCTGCGGGACCTCCATGAGGTCGAGGACTGCTGGTTCATCGCGGGCGACGACTCGTACATGCTCAAGGTCCGCGCCAACAACGTCGACGGGCTGGAGAAGACGATCAGACGGCTCTCCGGGACGAAGGGGGTCTCCCGGACGCGTACCACGATCGTGCTGTCCACGAAGTGGGAGAACCGGGTCGGGGACCTGCCCGAGGAGATCTGA
- a CDS encoding aminofutalosine synthase MqnE: MDAGLRRELDEKVRGGERLSREDGLALYGSDDLAWLGDLAHEARTRRHGDAGYFSVSRGLVLADGSGVEEAVRHAAALGADGVTELRVGIGQGLDRDACTSALRALREAAPGIALRACTAADVHRFETATGLSADEILAELVDAGLESFTADAGPGEDGWEDWSRIHRLAHAKGLKTPAALLLDRDRDLPHRVDDLLRLRELQDETGGFPVFAPLGGALTGLEILKTFAVSRLLLDNVPHLAACWATHGERAALLALQHGADEVDASFVNAQESSDAPAEPTRDDLLDLVRDAGFRPVERDARYEVVREHEGADPGRRDAPQPMRV; the protein is encoded by the coding sequence ATGGACGCGGGGCTGAGGCGCGAGCTCGACGAGAAGGTCCGCGGCGGCGAGCGGCTGTCCCGCGAGGACGGGCTCGCGCTGTACGGGTCGGACGACCTGGCGTGGCTCGGCGACCTGGCCCACGAGGCACGCACCCGGAGGCACGGCGACGCGGGGTACTTCAGCGTCAGCCGCGGGCTGGTCCTGGCGGACGGTTCCGGCGTCGAGGAGGCCGTCCGGCATGCGGCGGCTCTGGGGGCCGACGGCGTGACCGAGCTGCGCGTCGGGATCGGCCAGGGCCTCGACCGGGACGCGTGCACGAGCGCGCTGCGGGCGCTGCGCGAGGCCGCGCCCGGGATCGCACTAAGGGCGTGCACGGCCGCGGACGTGCACCGTTTCGAGACGGCGACCGGCCTGTCCGCGGACGAGATCCTCGCCGAACTCGTGGATGCCGGCCTTGAGTCGTTCACGGCCGACGCCGGCCCCGGGGAGGACGGCTGGGAGGACTGGTCCCGCATCCACCGCCTCGCCCACGCCAAGGGCCTGAAGACGCCCGCCGCCCTGCTCCTCGACCGCGACCGGGACCTTCCGCACCGCGTCGACGACCTCCTGCGGCTGCGCGAACTCCAGGACGAGACCGGCGGGTTCCCCGTCTTCGCCCCGCTGGGCGGCGCGCTCACCGGTTTGGAGATCCTGAAGACGTTCGCGGTCTCGCGCCTGCTCCTCGACAACGTCCCGCACCTCGCGGCCTGCTGGGCGACGCACGGCGAGCGCGCGGCGCTGCTGGCACTCCAGCACGGCGCGGACGAGGTGGACGCGTCGTTCGTCAACGCCCAGGAGAGTTCGGACGCGCCCGCGGAGCCCACCCGGGACGACCTGCTGGACCTCGTCCGGGACGCGGGCTTCCGGCCCGTCGAGCGGGACGCGCGGTACGAGGTCGTGCGGGAGCACGAGGGGGCCGACCCCGGACGCCGGGACGCGCCGCAGCCGATGCGGGTCTGA
- a CDS encoding ATP-binding protein produces the protein MPEIPVVPALWRFPAHPASVPRARRAVAGALAPEVRRHLRDDLTLLTSELVTNAIRHGTRPAGDDLVELVLWPADGHYWLAVSDPASRDGARTPVVARPCVESEGGRGLVLVDHLAAVWGTRPRPVRGTSVIAGLAVRP, from the coding sequence ATGCCCGAGATCCCCGTCGTACCCGCGCTCTGGCGCTTTCCCGCGCACCCCGCGTCCGTGCCGAGGGCCCGGCGGGCCGTTGCCGGTGCGCTGGCGCCCGAGGTGCGGCGCCATCTGAGGGACGACCTCACGCTGTTGACGTCCGAGCTGGTCACCAACGCCATCCGGCACGGCACCCGGCCCGCCGGGGACGACCTCGTCGAACTCGTGCTGTGGCCCGCGGACGGCCACTACTGGCTCGCCGTGTCCGATCCCGCGTCGCGCGACGGCGCGCGCACGCCCGTGGTGGCGCGCCCCTGCGTGGAGTCCGAGGGCGGGCGCGGCCTCGTCCTCGTCGATCATCTTGCGGCTGTCTGGGGCACCCGGCCGCGGCCCGTGCGCGGTACCTCCGTCATCGCCGGGCTTGCGGTCCGCCCGTGA
- a CDS encoding helix-turn-helix transcriptional regulator gives MSTRRTPTERQKRLGAELRKLRTAADISTEFAAGLLDMDRTRIANMESGIRTISPERVRTLASNYVCGDDAYVEALVDMAQPSSGWWERYRGSLPQGMLDIAEMEAHSVRMRGANTVHIPGLLQTSEHATAVFRTAVPKLPEHEVALRLAHRSERQQVITGDEAVPYVATIHEAALRMQFGGPDVARAQLEYLLDMSERDNVTVLVLPFAKGAFPGAGQNAVYVDGPVPQLDTVQVDSLHGAAFLHAEGQLTKYRAQFEWLEELALPPERSRDFIRELARQL, from the coding sequence ATGTCGACGCGACGCACGCCAACTGAGCGCCAGAAGCGCCTGGGAGCGGAACTGCGCAAGCTCCGCACCGCCGCAGACATCTCCACCGAGTTCGCGGCTGGCCTGCTGGACATGGATCGCACGCGCATTGCCAACATGGAGTCCGGCATCCGGACCATCAGCCCCGAGCGTGTGCGGACGCTGGCCAGCAACTACGTCTGCGGTGACGACGCTTACGTCGAAGCGCTCGTGGATATGGCGCAGCCCAGCTCGGGCTGGTGGGAACGCTACCGGGGCAGCCTGCCCCAAGGCATGCTCGACATCGCCGAGATGGAAGCGCACTCGGTGCGTATGCGTGGCGCGAACACCGTGCACATTCCTGGACTGCTTCAGACGTCGGAGCACGCGACGGCCGTCTTTCGCACTGCCGTGCCCAAGCTCCCGGAACACGAAGTCGCGCTTCGCCTGGCGCACCGTTCCGAGCGCCAGCAGGTGATCACCGGTGACGAGGCAGTCCCGTATGTCGCCACCATCCACGAGGCTGCGCTCCGCATGCAGTTCGGCGGCCCCGACGTGGCCAGGGCCCAGTTGGAATACCTGCTGGACATGTCAGAGCGGGACAACGTGACCGTCCTGGTTCTGCCCTTCGCGAAGGGGGCCTTCCCGGGTGCTGGGCAGAACGCCGTGTATGTCGATGGGCCCGTGCCGCAACTCGACACGGTGCAGGTGGACAGCCTGCACGGAGCCGCCTTCCTGCACGCCGAGGGTCAACTCACGAAATACCGGGCACAGTTCGAGTGGTTGGAAGAGTTGGCCCTGCCGCCAGAGCGGTCGCGAGACTTCATCCGTGAGCTAGCACGCCAATTGTGA
- a CDS encoding alpha/beta hydrolase, which yields MRKIFSLALAATAVAAAAVPGAPAAATADTVTAAPDALRWGPCPQQAESHQAESQKGEPQQAGSENADAPRLRCATLGVPLDYRDPGGRQIEIAVSRLASKDPSKRRGVLLTNPGGPGGSGLDYPALLAGARLPQSVLDAYDVIGFDPRGVGRSTPVTCDLTPQQQARGNFPSYAHTAADVAKEAPKARAVAEQCATSRTAWMLPYTTTANTARDMDRIRAALGEQKASYLGASYGSYLGAVYTTLFPGRSDRIVLDSNMGPGGYDLANFRLLARGMEDRFPDFAAYAAAHPEYGLGTTPKQVTAKFFELAKRLDAEPVGGIDGTLFRGVTFDRLYVDGLLPTLAEEWQALDKGKPLPAPPPVPENLLASHLYVICGDSRWPGTVRDYQRNAATDRLKYPMLGGTTGNIKPCAYWPDSHIEPPVRIGDRGPSNVLMVQNERDPGTPLAGAMKLRRAFGDRATMVTADQGGHGVYPFGRNMCANNTVTAFLTGGQRPAEDLACAAEPNG from the coding sequence ATGCGCAAGATCTTCTCCCTCGCCCTCGCCGCGACCGCGGTCGCGGCGGCAGCGGTGCCGGGAGCGCCGGCGGCGGCGACCGCGGACACGGTGACGGCCGCGCCGGACGCCCTGCGGTGGGGCCCGTGTCCGCAGCAGGCCGAATCGCACCAGGCCGAATCGCAAAAGGGCGAACCGCAACAGGCCGGATCGGAGAACGCCGACGCGCCCCGTCTCCGGTGCGCGACGCTCGGCGTCCCGCTGGACTACCGAGACCCCGGCGGCCGGCAGATCGAGATCGCCGTCTCCCGCCTGGCGAGCAAGGACCCTTCGAAGCGCCGCGGCGTGCTGCTGACCAACCCGGGCGGCCCCGGCGGCTCCGGGCTCGACTACCCGGCCCTCCTCGCCGGCGCCAGGCTGCCGCAGTCCGTCCTCGACGCCTACGACGTGATCGGCTTCGACCCGCGTGGCGTCGGCCGCAGCACGCCGGTCACCTGCGACCTGACACCGCAGCAGCAGGCACGCGGCAACTTCCCGTCGTACGCGCATACCGCGGCCGACGTCGCCAAGGAGGCGCCGAAAGCGCGGGCCGTCGCCGAACAGTGCGCCACGTCGCGGACGGCGTGGATGCTGCCGTACACCACCACCGCGAACACCGCGCGCGACATGGACCGGATCCGGGCGGCGCTGGGCGAGCAGAAGGCCTCCTACCTCGGTGCCTCCTACGGCAGCTACCTGGGCGCGGTGTACACGACGCTGTTCCCCGGGCGCAGCGACCGGATCGTGCTCGACAGCAACATGGGCCCCGGCGGCTACGACCTGGCGAACTTCCGCCTGCTCGCCCGCGGCATGGAGGACCGGTTCCCGGACTTCGCGGCGTACGCCGCCGCGCACCCCGAGTACGGTCTGGGCACCACGCCGAAGCAGGTGACCGCCAAGTTCTTCGAACTCGCGAAGCGGCTGGACGCCGAGCCGGTCGGCGGCATCGACGGGACGCTGTTCCGCGGGGTGACGTTCGACCGGCTCTACGTCGACGGCCTCCTGCCCACGCTGGCCGAGGAATGGCAGGCGCTGGACAAGGGCAAGCCGCTGCCGGCTCCGCCGCCGGTCCCGGAGAACCTCCTGGCCAGCCATCTCTACGTGATCTGCGGTGACTCGCGCTGGCCCGGCACGGTCCGGGACTACCAGCGCAACGCCGCGACCGACCGGCTGAAGTACCCGATGCTGGGCGGCACCACCGGAAACATCAAGCCCTGCGCGTACTGGCCGGACAGCCACATCGAGCCGCCGGTGCGGATCGGCGACCGCGGCCCGTCCAACGTGCTGATGGTGCAGAACGAACGCGACCCGGGGACACCCCTGGCCGGTGCCATGAAGCTGCGGCGGGCCTTCGGCGACCGGGCCACGATGGTCACCGCCGACCAGGGCGGACACGGTGTCTACCCGTTCGGCCGCAACATGTGCGCGAACAACACGGTGACGGCGTTCCTGACGGGCGGACAGCGCCCGGCGGAGGACCTCGCCTGCGCGGCGGAGCCGAACGGGTAA
- a CDS encoding sensor histidine kinase codes for MDTDVAPPLGGWQQTWRLVAAAALGIPFWLSTGTALPRGCATDTCSWFATGDPLVALGCLAVLLLRRRFPLAVAMAVAIAPGGSALATGAALLALCSISTRRRPGEIGAVALGYVAASQFTLVLYPIGSPPGSVWLQLALTALSAGIAVAIGVAVGARRVEVRSLRERAESAEREQTARAAQARALERNRIAREMHDVLAHRISLVAMQAGVLDHRGNLTTEENRTLIRGIADGSHQALEELRDVLGVLRADPGHPEPPQPSLDRIPELVADARASGLDVALTTTVTAEPSDAVGRTCHRVVQEGLTNAAKHAPGARVHVTVEGTAGNELHVSVHNSPATTTPTTRPPASGFGLLGLAERITLAGGKLSHDPTPEGGYVLTARLPWPNHDHDHEKRS; via the coding sequence ATGGACACGGACGTCGCGCCACCGCTCGGGGGGTGGCAGCAGACCTGGCGGCTGGTGGCGGCCGCGGCACTGGGCATCCCCTTCTGGCTCTCCACCGGAACGGCGCTGCCGCGGGGGTGCGCGACCGACACCTGCTCCTGGTTCGCCACCGGTGATCCGCTGGTGGCACTCGGCTGCCTGGCGGTGCTCCTGTTGCGGCGACGCTTCCCGCTCGCCGTCGCCATGGCGGTCGCCATCGCCCCGGGCGGCTCGGCACTCGCCACCGGTGCCGCGCTTCTGGCCCTGTGCTCGATCTCGACTCGTCGCCGTCCGGGGGAGATCGGAGCCGTCGCGCTCGGCTACGTGGCCGCGTCGCAGTTCACGCTCGTGCTCTACCCGATCGGGAGCCCGCCCGGCTCGGTATGGCTCCAACTCGCGCTCACGGCACTGAGCGCGGGCATCGCGGTGGCCATAGGCGTGGCCGTCGGCGCACGGCGCGTCGAGGTGCGGTCCCTGCGGGAGCGGGCGGAGAGCGCGGAACGGGAACAGACCGCACGGGCGGCGCAGGCGCGGGCCCTGGAACGGAACCGCATCGCCCGGGAGATGCACGACGTGCTCGCGCACCGGATCTCCCTCGTCGCCATGCAGGCCGGCGTGCTGGACCACCGCGGCAACCTCACCACCGAGGAGAACCGCACGTTGATCCGCGGCATAGCCGACGGCTCCCACCAGGCGCTGGAAGAACTACGAGACGTCCTCGGTGTGCTCCGCGCCGACCCGGGCCACCCGGAACCGCCGCAGCCCTCCCTGGACCGGATCCCGGAGCTGGTGGCCGACGCCCGCGCTTCGGGACTGGACGTCGCGCTCACCACCACGGTGACGGCAGAACCGTCCGACGCCGTGGGACGAACCTGCCACCGGGTCGTCCAGGAAGGACTGACCAACGCCGCCAAACACGCCCCGGGCGCCCGCGTACACGTCACCGTCGAAGGAACGGCCGGCAACGAACTGCACGTGAGCGTCCACAACTCCCCGGCCACCACGACGCCGACCACTCGACCGCCGGCATCGGGATTCGGCCTGCTCGGCCTCGCCGAACGCATCACCCTCGCCGGCGGAAAGCTCAGCCACGACCCGACACCCGAGGGCGGATACGTCCTCACCGCGCGACTACCCTGGCCGAACCACGACCACGACCACGAGAAGAGAAGCTGA